The following proteins are co-located in the Aquarana catesbeiana isolate 2022-GZ linkage group LG02, ASM4218655v1, whole genome shotgun sequence genome:
- the LOC141127595 gene encoding uncharacterized protein, translating to MGYLFFFTAATKCSYCNSNAQCTNKEDYVTCACNSGYVGNGFNCTPMVYCNAACCPPGYTWSTQTKMCVDINECQTNIGICASNCINKNGIYLCTYNANVPCPTSPCEDGKDCVKIEGKLQCVDPCSSSTTLNATNRLYTINTTGIIQTDRYNYGWFKYTDGFRMRELNAGYLKCGSLEPFSLGVTHKNISRNITTVPLLINSKTPTQGPNIQAKDCGGFYAYKFTGSLQYTVYCTEPVPATTTTTPATTPATTPATTPATTPTTTPTTTPTPTSISTTHTSPSTTNDTLTITPAASSTLHSTLPITPTAPTSTPTSHTILTISPTTLVSSPTSHVTQASSSAETNATVSETTTTTTMATISDTTLTETSTSHQTSTPTSDIQTSSLGTDTTFVTGDDTTLTETSTSHQTSTPTSDIQTSSLGTDTTFVTGDDTTLTETSTSHQTSTPTSDIQNSSLGTDTTSVTGDDTTLTETSTSHQTSTPTSDIQTSSLGTDTTSVTGDDTTLTETSTSHQTSTPTSDIQTSSLGTDTTSVTGDDTTLTETSTSHQTGTPTSDIQTSSWGTDTTSVTGDDTTLTETSTSHQTSTPTSDIQTSSWGTDTTSVTGDDTTLTETSTSHQTSTPTSDIQTSSLGTDTTSVTGDDTTLTETSTSYQTSTPTSDIQTSSLGTDTTSVTGDDTTLTETSTSHQTSTPTSDIQTSSLGTDTTSVTGDDTTLTETTNSPTASTPTSDTKTTPTSLDAPQNIKLTISIFSNSGLINFLYIPLYNSSSNTPLHVVLEAQDSHSRRHVILVNSWFAFGNDTSEDQTFFNNYTIKNCLLKNNTCYQEIPDTNPPPVRVFTNNGASGSNCQSKASKTGLDDT from the exons ATGGGatatctttttttctttacagcTGCCACAAAATGCAGTTATTGCAACAGTAATGCTCAGTGCACAAATAAGGAGGATTATGTAACATGCGCATGCAATTCTGGATATGTTGGAAATGGTTTTAACTGTACACCTATGGTGTATTGTAATGCTGCCTGCTGCCCGCCAGGATACACCTGGAGTACCCAGACAAAAATGTGTGTGGATATTAATGAATGCCAGACCAATATAGGCATATGTGCCAGTAACtgcattaataaaaatggcatctaCCTGTGTACTTACAATGCAAATGTTCCTTGCCCAACCAGTCCTTGTGAGGATGGAAAGGACTGTGTAAAAATTGAAGGAAAGTTACAATGTGTTGATCCATGTAGTTCTTCTACAACCTTAAATGCAACCAACAGACTGTACACGATTAATACCACTGGGATAATCCAGACTGATCGCTATAACTATGGGTGGTTTAAATATACAGATGGTTTTAGAATGAGAGAATTAAATGCTGGATACCTGAAATGTGGATCTCTTGAACCTTTTTCTCTTGGCGTGACGCATAAAAATATTTCACGAAATATAACAACGGTTCCTCTTCTGATTAACTCAAAAACCCCAACCCAGGGCCCGAACATTCAAGCAAAAGATTGCGGAGGATTCTATGCTTACAAGTTTACAGGAAGCTTGCAGTATACGGTCTATTGTACAG aACCAGTACCTGCTACAACAACCACAACTCCAGCCACAACTCCAGCCACAACTCCAGCCACAACTCCAGCCACAACTCCAACCACAACTCCAACCACAACTCCAACTCCAACCAGTATATCTACCACTCACACATCACCCTCCACAACTAATGACACTTTAACGATTACACCTGCAGCATCCTCAACCCTTCATAGCACTTTACCTATTACACCCACCGCTCCCACATCAACCCCTACATCTCACACAATTTTAACTATTTCACCCACCACTCTCGTGTCATCCCCTACATCTCATGTAACACAAGCAAGCAGTTCTGCAGAAACCAATGCTACTGTTAGTGAAACAACAACCACAACAACAATGGCAACAATAAGTGACACTACTCTCACAGAAACAAGCACCTCACACCAAACAAGTACTCCTACTAGTGACATACAAACTTCAAGTTTGGGAACTGATACAACATTTGTCACTGGCGATGACACTACTCTCACAGAAACAAGCACCTCACACCAAACAAGTACTCCTACTAGTGACATACAAACTTCAAGTTTGGGAACTGATACAACATTTGTCACTGGCGACGACACTACTCTCACAGAAACAAGCACCTCACACCAAACAAGTACTCCTACTAGTGACATACAAAATTCAAGTTTGGGAACTGATACAACTTCTGTCACTGGCGACGACACTACTCTCACAGAAACAAGCACCTCACACCAAACAAGTACTCCTACTAGTGACATACAAACTTCAAGTTTGGGAACTGATACAACTTCTGTCACTGGCGACGACACTACTCTCACAGAAACAAGCACCTCACACCAAACAAGTACTCCTACTAGTGACATACAAACTTCAAGTTTGGGAACTGATACAACTTCTGTCACTGGCGACGACACTACTCTCACAGAAACAAGCACCTCACACCAAACAGGTACTCCTACTAGTGACATACAAACTTCAAGTTGGGGAACTGATACAACTTCTGTCACTGGCGACGACACTACTCTCACAGAAACAAGCACCTCACACCAAACAAGTACTCCTACTAGTGACATACAAACTTCAAGTTGGGGAACTGATACAACTTCTGTCACTGGTGACGACACTACTCTCACAGAAACAAGCACCTCACACCAAACAAGTACTCCTACTAGTGACATACAAACTTCAAGTTTGGGAACTGATACAACTTCTGTCACTGGCGACGACACTACTCTCACAGAAACAAGCACCTCATACCAAACAAGTACTCCTACTAGTGACATACAAACTTCAAGTTTGGGAACTGATACAACTTCTGTCACTGGCGATGACACTACTCTCACAGAAACAAGCACCTCACACCAAACAAGTACTCCTACTAGTGACATACAAACTTCAAGTTTGGGAACTGATACAACTTCTGTCACTGGCGATGACACTACTCTTACAGAAACAACCAACTCACCCACAGCAAGTACTCCTACTAGTGACACAAAAACTACCCCTACATCACTTGACGCCCCTCAAAACATCAAACTAACAATATCTATCTTTAGCAACTCTGGGCTTATCAATTTTCTATACATTCCTCTATATAATTCCTCTAGTAATACACCTCTTCATGTGGTTCTGGAAGCACAAGACAGCCATTCGAGAAGGCATGTTATACTGGTTAATTCCTGGTTTGCCTTTGGAAATGACACATCTGAAGACCAAACTTTCTTCAACAACTATACAATCAAAAA CTGTCTGCTGAAGAACAATACTTGTTACCAAGAAATTCCTGATACTAATCCACCCCCTGTCAGGGTATTCACAAATAATGGAGCTTCTGGTAGCAATTGTCAGAGCAAGGCAAGTAAAACAGGGTTAGATGATACTTAG